A part of Geothermobacter hydrogeniphilus genomic DNA contains:
- a CDS encoding ketopantoate reductase family protein, with translation MPEKSSFNPKKFAVIGAGPVGCIVAAFLARGGCDVTLCDVQAPLLEAAMEPGIILSGAEDFSAPVAKTTTRIDLLAEDPPDVVIVTVKATALPIIASALEGFIAGERYVVSWQNGIDTELVLAERLGKKQVMRAVVNYGCILDGPARVRLAFHHRPHYLQELDPQSRDAAVGICRALTEAGLDTRHTEQIRNMVWTKAVNNSCMNPVCAVTGKTMFEVINDPIVYSLVDALLKEGVMVARANELLLGPDFYLECLDYIKGAGHHKPSMLQDIEAGRQTEIDYLNGKIVEYGERAGVMTPHHRTLRTLVKALEARG, from the coding sequence ATGCCGGAGAAGAGTAGTTTCAACCCAAAAAAGTTTGCCGTCATCGGCGCCGGTCCGGTCGGCTGTATTGTCGCCGCTTTTCTGGCCCGCGGCGGCTGTGACGTGACCCTCTGTGATGTCCAGGCGCCGTTGCTGGAGGCGGCCATGGAGCCGGGCATCATCCTCTCCGGAGCGGAAGACTTTTCCGCGCCGGTAGCGAAAACCACCACCCGAATTGATCTGCTGGCCGAGGACCCGCCCGACGTGGTGATCGTCACCGTCAAGGCGACGGCGCTGCCGATCATCGCTTCGGCCCTGGAAGGTTTCATCGCCGGGGAGCGGTACGTGGTCAGCTGGCAGAACGGCATCGATACCGAGCTGGTGCTGGCCGAACGGCTGGGAAAAAAGCAGGTGATGCGCGCCGTGGTCAATTACGGCTGCATCCTGGACGGTCCGGCCCGGGTCCGGCTGGCTTTTCACCACCGCCCGCATTACCTGCAGGAGCTTGATCCGCAGTCCAGGGACGCGGCCGTTGGCATCTGCCGGGCCCTGACCGAAGCCGGTCTCGATACCCGTCATACCGAGCAGATCCGTAACATGGTCTGGACCAAGGCGGTCAACAACTCCTGCATGAATCCGGTCTGCGCGGTGACCGGCAAGACCATGTTCGAGGTGATCAACGATCCGATCGTCTACAGCCTGGTCGACGCCCTGCTGAAGGAAGGTGTCATGGTGGCGCGGGCCAACGAGTTGCTGCTGGGCCCCGATTTCTACCTTGAATGCCTCGATTACATCAAGGGCGCCGGGCATCATAAACCATCGATGCTGCAGGATATCGAGGCCGGTCGGCAGACCGAGATCGACTATCTGAACGGCAAAATCGTCGAATACGGCGAACGGGCCGGGGTGATGACCCCTCATCACCGCACCCTGCGTACCCTGGTCAAGGCGCTGGAAGCCAGAGGGTGA
- a CDS encoding amino acid-binding protein, translating to MKLKQLSIPLENSPGRLHEVTRALGDAGINLRAHCICDSTHDFGVLRILVSDLAAARAVVMERLIPARVDDVVAVEIEDTPGSLADLLSLFLGTGINVDYMYAVAGANLQKAVMVFHFSAIDQALKVLEKSGARLLDAESFGILVGQD from the coding sequence ATGAAACTGAAACAACTCTCCATTCCACTGGAAAACTCCCCCGGTCGCCTGCACGAGGTGACCCGCGCGCTGGGTGATGCCGGCATCAACCTGCGTGCCCATTGCATCTGCGATTCGACCCACGATTTCGGCGTGCTGCGGATCCTGGTGTCCGACCTGGCCGCCGCCCGGGCGGTGGTCATGGAGCGACTGATTCCGGCTCGGGTCGATGACGTGGTGGCGGTCGAGATCGAGGATACCCCCGGCAGCCTGGCGGATCTGCTCAGCCTGTTCCTCGGGACCGGTATCAACGTCGATTACATGTACGCGGTGGCCGGGGCCAACCTGCAGAAAGCGGTGATGGTGTTCCATTTCAGCGCTATCGACCAGGCGCTCAAGGTCCTGGAAAAAAGCGGTGCCAGGCTGCTTGATGCGGAATCGTTCGGCATTCTGGTGGGGCAGGACTAA
- a CDS encoding ketopantoate reductase family protein codes for MGETSYCPKKFAVIGAGPVGGIVAAFLAKGGYDVTLCDIVPELLAPALEPGILLEGVDSFQARVTRTTTRVDDLLEDPPDVVFIAVKATALPLIASALEGFAGEGRYVVSWQNGIDTELELAQVLGPQAVLRGVVNFGCVPLSPGHIRLAFHHRPHYLQELDPQAKEAALGISRVLTDCGLDTQHTDQIADMVWRKSVMNACMNPMCAVTGMTMVEIINDPITFNLVDALIKEGIAVARANEFSLGSGYYPYAINYIKNAGNHKPSMLQDVEAKRRTEVDYINGKIVEYGKQAGIPTPYNSMIRGLVKALEPK; via the coding sequence ATGGGTGAAACCAGCTACTGTCCGAAAAAATTCGCCGTGATCGGTGCCGGTCCGGTCGGTGGCATCGTTGCCGCCTTCCTGGCCAAAGGCGGCTATGATGTCACGTTGTGCGACATCGTTCCGGAGCTGCTGGCGCCGGCTTTGGAGCCGGGGATTCTGCTGGAGGGCGTCGACAGTTTTCAGGCCCGGGTGACACGCACCACCACCCGGGTGGATGACCTGCTCGAGGATCCCCCCGATGTGGTCTTTATCGCCGTCAAGGCCACCGCGCTGCCGTTGATCGCCTCGGCCCTCGAAGGCTTTGCCGGTGAGGGCCGCTATGTGGTCAGCTGGCAGAACGGCATCGATACCGAGCTGGAGCTGGCCCAGGTGCTGGGCCCGCAGGCGGTGCTGCGCGGGGTGGTCAATTTCGGTTGCGTGCCGCTCAGCCCGGGGCATATCCGTCTCGCCTTCCACCATCGGCCTCACTACCTGCAGGAACTCGACCCGCAGGCGAAGGAGGCCGCTCTCGGCATCAGCCGGGTGCTGACCGACTGCGGTCTCGATACGCAGCATACCGACCAGATCGCCGACATGGTCTGGCGCAAGTCGGTGATGAATGCCTGCATGAACCCGATGTGCGCGGTGACCGGCATGACGATGGTCGAAATCATCAACGATCCGATCACCTTCAACCTGGTCGACGCACTGATCAAGGAGGGGATCGCGGTGGCCCGCGCCAACGAGTTCTCACTCGGATCGGGCTATTATCCCTACGCCATCAATTACATCAAGAACGCCGGCAACCACAAGCCGTCGATGCTGCAGGATGTCGAGGCCAAACGGCGCACCGAGGTCGATTACATCAACGGCAAGATTGTCGAATACGGCAAGCAGGCCGGGATACCGACCCCGTACAACAGCATGATCCGCGGGCTCGTCAAGGCGCTGGAGCCGAAGTGA
- a CDS encoding amino acid-binding protein: protein MKKLKQISIFLENAPGRLYEATEALGAAGLNLRSLSISDISGFGVLRILVSDVATARRVIMEKQFPARVDEVVAAEIVDTPGSLAKVLKLLMENKVNVDYMYALAGTSSGRAVMVFCFSDNDLAIRLLQENGIRILDAESFGILESPA from the coding sequence ATGAAGAAACTGAAACAGATTTCGATCTTTCTCGAAAACGCCCCGGGGCGGCTCTACGAAGCGACCGAGGCTCTCGGCGCGGCCGGGCTCAACCTGAGATCACTGTCGATTTCCGACATTTCCGGCTTCGGGGTGCTGCGCATCCTGGTTTCCGATGTCGCCACCGCGCGGCGGGTGATCATGGAAAAGCAGTTCCCGGCCCGGGTTGACGAGGTGGTGGCGGCGGAGATCGTCGACACCCCCGGCAGTCTGGCCAAGGTGCTGAAGCTGTTGATGGAGAACAAGGTCAACGTCGATTACATGTATGCCCTGGCGGGGACCTCATCCGGCAGGGCGGTGATGGTGTTCTGCTTCAGTGACAATGACCTGGCGATCAGGCTGCTGCAGGAGAACGGGATCAGGATCCTGGACGCCGAATCGTTCGGCATTCTCGAAAGTCCCGCTTGA
- a CDS encoding indolepyruvate oxidoreductase subunit beta, which yields MPIFNIVIAGVGGQGVLMASKVLAESALAGGLDVKQNEVHGMAQRGGSVISFVRMGEKVASPVVMPGTADLLISFEPLEALRYLHYLKPGGRLVYNQVSINPSTVAAGLAVYPDDVEEQIAAACDNALGVDALAIAREAGNGKAVNMVMVGTVLKDLPVTEEVITEVVKQVSKEKGVEVNLRALAGGAAA from the coding sequence ATGCCAATCTTTAATATCGTCATTGCCGGGGTCGGTGGCCAGGGAGTGCTGATGGCTTCGAAGGTGCTGGCCGAGAGTGCTCTGGCCGGCGGCCTGGATGTCAAGCAGAATGAAGTTCACGGCATGGCCCAGCGCGGCGGCAGCGTCATCAGCTTCGTGCGTATGGGGGAGAAGGTCGCGTCGCCGGTGGTGATGCCCGGCACGGCTGATCTGCTGATCTCATTTGAACCGCTGGAGGCGCTGCGCTACCTTCACTATCTCAAGCCCGGGGGACGGCTGGTCTACAACCAGGTTTCGATCAATCCGAGCACCGTGGCCGCCGGACTGGCGGTCTATCCGGATGATGTGGAAGAGCAGATTGCCGCCGCCTGCGACAACGCTCTCGGAGTTGACGCCCTTGCTATCGCCCGCGAAGCCGGCAACGGCAAGGCGGTCAACATGGTGATGGTCGGCACGGTGCTGAAAGATCTGCCCGTCACGGAAGAGGTCATCACCGAAGTCGTGAAGCAGGTTTCGAAGGAGAAGGGGGTCGAGGTCAACCTCAGGGCGCTGGCGGGCGGCGCGGCGGCCTGA
- the iorA gene encoding indolepyruvate ferredoxin oxidoreductase subunit alpha, with the protein MKKIISGNEAIALGFTDGGGVFASGYPGTPSTETLEEVARLGEVYCEWAANEKVALEAAIGGSIAGGRSLATMKHVGVNVAADPLMTLTYTGVNAGLILMVADDPGMHSSQNEQDSRHYARFAKIPMLDPADSQDAYDMVRTAFEISEQFDTPVMLRTTTRISHAKGVVVPREKITPQVGEWVKDVPKYVMLPNFGKIKHVEVEARLLKLQEYAETTPLNRVEMGDTELGIITSGVSYQHVREAFPNASVLKLGLVHPLPERKIREFAGSVKRLMVVEEMDAIFEEQIRAMGIAVEIGKNRLPLCGEINADLIRAALGDPVAEAAAPVEGLPQRPPVFCPSCAHRGLFTILSKLKTFVSGDIGCYTLGALPPMGAMHSVIDMGASISAAHGMARVNAIAGRDEKPVAVIGDSTFFHSGMTGLLSLAFNGGNALVIIMDNRATGMTGGQENPGTGKTLQGNPTRQVDMVPLVKALGIDNVVELNTYDLAATEAAIRKGLETPGPYVLIDRNPCVLRYKIRKPAMTVDQDKCTGCRACLKVACMALGLTASGEKPKVQVDPNVCNGCGVCRQMCKFDAMHEIEGENNANL; encoded by the coding sequence ATGAAAAAAATCATTTCCGGCAATGAAGCCATAGCGCTCGGGTTTACCGACGGTGGCGGGGTTTTCGCCTCCGGTTATCCCGGCACGCCCAGCACCGAAACCCTGGAGGAAGTCGCCCGCCTGGGCGAGGTTTACTGCGAGTGGGCGGCCAACGAAAAGGTCGCCCTCGAAGCGGCGATCGGCGGCAGCATCGCCGGCGGCAGGTCGCTGGCGACGATGAAGCACGTCGGCGTCAATGTCGCCGCCGATCCGCTGATGACCCTGACCTATACCGGGGTCAATGCCGGGCTGATCCTGATGGTGGCCGACGATCCGGGGATGCACTCGTCACAGAACGAGCAGGACAGCCGCCACTACGCGCGCTTCGCCAAGATCCCGATGCTCGACCCGGCCGATTCCCAGGATGCCTACGACATGGTGCGGACGGCGTTCGAGATCTCCGAGCAGTTCGATACTCCGGTGATGCTGCGTACCACCACCCGGATTTCCCATGCCAAGGGGGTGGTTGTCCCGCGGGAGAAAATCACCCCGCAGGTCGGCGAATGGGTCAAGGATGTCCCCAAGTACGTGATGCTGCCCAATTTCGGCAAGATCAAGCATGTCGAGGTTGAGGCGCGGCTGCTGAAACTGCAGGAATATGCCGAGACCACGCCTCTGAACCGGGTTGAGATGGGTGATACCGAGCTCGGCATCATCACTTCCGGTGTTTCCTATCAGCACGTCCGCGAGGCCTTCCCGAACGCGTCGGTCCTCAAGCTCGGGCTGGTGCATCCCCTGCCGGAACGCAAGATCCGCGAGTTTGCCGGCAGCGTCAAACGGTTGATGGTGGTCGAGGAGATGGACGCGATCTTCGAGGAGCAGATTCGCGCCATGGGCATCGCGGTCGAGATCGGCAAGAACAGGCTGCCGCTGTGCGGCGAGATCAACGCCGACCTGATTCGCGCCGCTCTCGGCGACCCGGTGGCCGAGGCCGCCGCCCCGGTCGAAGGGTTGCCGCAGCGCCCGCCGGTCTTCTGTCCCAGCTGCGCTCACCGCGGCCTGTTCACCATCCTCAGCAAGCTGAAGACCTTTGTCTCCGGCGACATCGGCTGCTACACCCTCGGCGCCCTGCCGCCGATGGGCGCCATGCACTCGGTGATCGACATGGGCGCCAGCATCAGCGCCGCCCACGGCATGGCCCGGGTCAACGCGATTGCCGGCCGCGATGAAAAACCGGTGGCGGTGATCGGCGATTCGACCTTCTTCCATTCCGGGATGACCGGCCTGCTGAGTCTGGCCTTCAACGGCGGCAACGCGCTGGTCATCATCATGGACAACCGCGCCACCGGCATGACCGGCGGCCAGGAGAATCCCGGCACCGGCAAGACCCTGCAGGGCAATCCGACCCGCCAGGTCGATATGGTGCCGCTGGTCAAGGCGCTCGGCATTGACAACGTTGTCGAACTCAACACCTACGATCTCGCCGCCACCGAGGCGGCAATCAGGAAGGGCCTGGAAACACCCGGTCCCTACGTGCTGATCGACCGCAACCCCTGTGTGCTGCGCTACAAGATCCGCAAACCGGCGATGACTGTCGATCAGGACAAGTGCACCGGTTGTCGCGCCTGCCTGAAGGTCGCCTGCATGGCGCTCGGCCTGACCGCTTCGGGAGAGAAGCCGAAGGTCCAGGTTGATCCCAACGTCTGCAACGGCTGCGGGGTCTGCAGGCAGATGTGTAAATTCGACGCGATGCATGAAATCGAGGGAGAGAACAATGCCAATCTTTAA
- a CDS encoding phenylacetate--CoA ligase family protein, which produces MAWSKEETLSRDEMRAIQLAGLQRTVAYVYERNAHYRKKLDDLGVTPDDIRSLDDIRRLPFTTKQDLRDNYPFKMFSASPEEIVEYHATSGTTGKPIAVGYTRQDLEVWSESMARTCTGAGIGKNDVVQNIFGYGLFTGGLGAHYGALKVGAGVIPISGGNTQKQIMLMEDFGSTALTSTPSFLMHIYEVGEQMGVDFKSLNLKSALCGAEPWSESMRHSIQDKFGITVCDIYGLSEITGPGVSFECREEQSGLHVNEDFFYPEIIDPDSGEVLPEGEEGELVFTTINKYGQPLLRYRTRDISRLTYGTCSCGRTLVKMARVSGRSDDMLIIRGVNVFPSQIEAVIMKREGVSPHYMVIVERKGVMDSLRVKVEVTEEFMIKAAADVLKGAEFDILEDVAAVRSKVRHLQQDIKDVIGISVEVNLVPPGSIPRSQGKAQRIEDRRPK; this is translated from the coding sequence ATGGCATGGAGCAAAGAGGAAACCCTCAGTCGTGACGAAATGCGGGCCATCCAGCTTGCCGGTCTGCAGAGGACCGTCGCCTACGTCTATGAGCGCAACGCCCATTACCGGAAGAAGCTGGATGACCTGGGAGTGACCCCGGACGACATCCGCTCGCTTGATGATATCCGCCGGCTGCCCTTTACCACCAAGCAGGATCTGCGCGACAACTATCCGTTCAAGATGTTCAGCGCGTCGCCGGAAGAGATTGTCGAGTACCATGCCACTTCCGGCACCACCGGCAAGCCGATCGCCGTCGGCTATACCCGCCAGGACCTCGAGGTCTGGTCCGAGTCGATGGCCCGCACCTGCACCGGCGCCGGCATCGGCAAGAATGACGTGGTGCAGAATATTTTCGGTTACGGCCTCTTCACCGGCGGCCTGGGAGCTCATTACGGCGCCCTGAAGGTCGGCGCGGGGGTGATTCCGATCTCCGGCGGCAACACCCAGAAGCAGATTATGCTGATGGAGGACTTCGGTTCCACCGCCCTGACCTCGACTCCCTCCTTCCTGATGCACATCTACGAGGTCGGCGAGCAGATGGGGGTCGACTTCAAGAGCCTCAACCTGAAGAGCGCGCTCTGCGGCGCCGAGCCCTGGAGCGAGTCGATGCGCCATTCGATCCAGGACAAGTTCGGGATCACGGTCTGCGACATCTACGGCCTTTCCGAGATCACCGGTCCCGGCGTCTCTTTCGAGTGTCGGGAAGAGCAGAGCGGTCTGCACGTCAACGAGGATTTCTTCTACCCGGAGATCATCGACCCCGACAGCGGCGAAGTGCTGCCGGAAGGGGAAGAGGGAGAGCTGGTCTTCACCACCATCAACAAATACGGTCAGCCGCTGCTGCGTTACCGGACCCGGGACATCTCCCGCCTGACCTACGGCACCTGTTCCTGTGGTCGTACCCTGGTGAAGATGGCGCGGGTCAGCGGCCGCAGCGACGACATGCTGATCATCCGCGGTGTCAACGTCTTCCCGTCGCAGATCGAGGCGGTGATCATGAAGCGCGAAGGGGTTTCGCCGCACTACATGGTGATCGTCGAGCGCAAGGGGGTGATGGATTCGCTGCGGGTCAAGGTCGAGGTGACCGAGGAGTTCATGATCAAGGCGGCGGCCGATGTTCTCAAGGGGGCCGAGTTCGATATTCTCGAAGATGTCGCCGCGGTGCGCAGCAAGGTCCGCCACCTGCAGCAGGATATCAAGGATGTCATCGGCATCAGCGTCGAGGTCAACCTGGTGCCGCCGGGCAGTATCCCGCGCAGCCAGGGCAAGGCCCAGCGGATCGAGGACCGGCGGCCGAAATAG
- a CDS encoding acetyl-CoA hydrolase/transferase family protein — protein sequence MQSGTSEQANWRQIYQERTTTPDEAVKAIKSGDRVFLTGNASVPLPLLDALVRRAPELRDVEVCHPLTICPADYVAPEMEGHLRINSMFISANVRKAINQGRADFTPVMLSEFPLLFKDGHLPVDVALIHVSTPDENGFCSMGAESGLTISAAEVSKIVIAQVNEQMPRTLGDTAMHIDKMDYIIPSDTPLFEMPMGDDADGEVVEGIAAHIAELIPDGATMQMGIGAIPNAVLKFLKDKKDLGVHSELISDGVIDLVEAGVLNGARKTLHPGKIICGFLLGTRRLYDWVDNNPLVELHRTEYVNDPFVVAQNERMVAINSAIEVDLTGQVCADSIGPRFHSAVGGQLDFIYGASRSKGGVPIIALPSTSTLRDGTVLSRIVPLLKHGAGVVTSRNHVHYVVTEYGIADLYGKTVRQRTAALIKIAHPRFRDEIREQARELNYL from the coding sequence ATGCAGAGCGGAACCTCGGAGCAGGCCAACTGGCGACAGATCTACCAGGAGCGGACCACCACCCCGGACGAGGCGGTCAAGGCCATCAAGTCGGGCGATCGGGTCTTTCTGACCGGCAACGCCTCGGTGCCGCTGCCGCTGCTTGACGCCCTGGTGCGGCGGGCGCCGGAATTGCGCGATGTCGAGGTCTGCCACCCGCTGACCATCTGCCCGGCCGACTATGTCGCCCCGGAGATGGAGGGCCACCTGCGCATCAACTCGATGTTCATCAGCGCCAACGTGCGCAAGGCGATCAATCAGGGACGGGCCGATTTCACCCCGGTGATGCTGTCTGAATTCCCGTTGCTGTTCAAGGACGGCCACCTGCCGGTGGATGTCGCCCTGATCCATGTTTCAACGCCGGATGAAAACGGTTTCTGCTCCATGGGGGCGGAATCGGGGCTCACCATCTCGGCGGCGGAGGTTTCAAAGATCGTCATCGCCCAGGTCAACGAGCAGATGCCGCGCACCCTCGGCGATACCGCCATGCACATCGACAAGATGGACTACATCATCCCCAGCGACACGCCGCTGTTCGAGATGCCGATGGGGGATGACGCCGACGGCGAGGTGGTCGAGGGGATCGCCGCGCACATCGCCGAGCTGATCCCCGACGGCGCGACCATGCAGATGGGGATCGGGGCGATTCCCAACGCGGTGCTCAAGTTCCTCAAGGACAAGAAGGACCTCGGTGTCCATTCCGAACTGATCTCCGACGGGGTGATCGACCTGGTCGAGGCGGGGGTGCTCAACGGCGCCCGCAAGACCCTCCACCCGGGCAAGATCATCTGCGGTTTCCTGCTCGGCACCCGACGCCTCTACGACTGGGTGGACAACAACCCGCTGGTGGAGCTGCACCGCACCGAGTATGTCAACGATCCCTTCGTGGTGGCGCAGAACGAGCGCATGGTGGCGATCAACTCGGCGATCGAGGTCGATCTCACCGGCCAGGTCTGTGCCGACAGCATCGGTCCCCGCTTCCACTCGGCGGTCGGCGGCCAGCTCGATTTCATTTACGGCGCCTCCCGCTCGAAGGGCGGGGTGCCGATCATCGCCCTGCCGAGCACCTCGACCCTGCGGGACGGTACGGTGCTCAGTCGTATCGTGCCCCTGCTCAAGCATGGGGCCGGGGTGGTCACCAGCCGTAATCACGTCCATTACGTGGTGACCGAGTACGGCATTGCCGACCTCTACGGCAAAACCGTCCGGCAGCGTACCGCGGCCCTGATCAAGATCGCTCATCCGCGCTTCCGTGATGAGATCAGGGAGCAGGCGCGGGAATTGAATTATCTGTAA
- a CDS encoding acetate--CoA ligase family protein, which yields MLEALFEPKAVALVGASTKELSIGNVIIRNLQRYDYKGKIYPINPRASEVCGLKAYPALADVPGEIDLAHIIVPSPFVPQAMKECGEKGVKAVIINTAGFSEMGEEGARLQAEFLGYAREYGIRVFGPNCQGIINSDPELNAYCNFTFTFPKPGSISVVALSGGVGALIMQALDDLEIGQRLYASNGNACDVSIPEILQYYGQDEGTRAIILYTEGFDKPREFLEIARDVASRKPILAMKAGRTEQGAKAASSHTGSLAGVDIATELIFEKIGILPFRDEGEMVRAAMAFSSQPIPKGNRIGIITNTGGPAVIATDVLVDFDLEVPKLCEASIARLRETQFPEAALENPIDVVATAGGPQFRAALDVLMDDDQIDCVFMNFVTAPFTDTDEVARQIVEVSRQGRKPLVCNFMTNLKLERYRKTEAILREGGVPFYANPGDAARALGALVRYGRIRQRDIGQPEVFSGTDASRARAVIDQAREDGRAVLSAEEVYSIFEAYGIPVAPWAVTDDAAQAVAAADRIGYPVVVKVDCAAIDHKSDMGGVAVNLADGAAVRAAVEEMQARLGGHGELRFLVQKFLPGGRELIIGASAERELGHLVMFGLGGIYVEVLKDVVFKIAPVTRVEAEEMLSGIKTAALLDGVRGEAGIDKQAVIELIQRVSQLLTDLPMIQEMDLNPIMAFADRAFAVDGRIRI from the coding sequence ATGCTTGAAGCCCTGTTTGAACCCAAAGCGGTTGCCCTGGTCGGCGCCTCCACCAAGGAGCTCTCGATCGGCAATGTCATTATCCGCAACCTGCAGCGCTACGACTACAAGGGGAAGATCTATCCGATCAATCCCAGGGCGTCGGAGGTCTGCGGGCTCAAGGCCTATCCTGCGCTGGCCGACGTGCCGGGCGAGATCGACCTGGCGCATATTATCGTTCCCAGTCCGTTTGTTCCCCAGGCGATGAAGGAGTGCGGTGAAAAGGGAGTCAAGGCGGTGATCATCAACACCGCCGGTTTCAGCGAGATGGGGGAAGAGGGGGCCAGGCTGCAGGCGGAGTTTCTCGGCTATGCCCGCGAATACGGCATCCGTGTGTTCGGGCCCAACTGCCAGGGGATCATCAATTCCGATCCGGAGCTGAATGCCTACTGCAACTTCACCTTCACCTTTCCCAAGCCGGGCAGCATCTCGGTGGTCGCCCTCTCCGGCGGGGTCGGGGCGCTGATCATGCAGGCGCTGGATGATCTCGAAATCGGCCAGCGGCTCTATGCCAGCAATGGCAACGCCTGCGATGTCTCGATCCCGGAAATTCTCCAGTACTACGGACAGGACGAGGGGACCCGGGCGATCATTCTCTACACCGAGGGCTTCGACAAACCGCGCGAATTTCTCGAAATCGCCCGCGACGTGGCGAGCCGCAAGCCGATCCTGGCGATGAAGGCCGGCCGCACCGAGCAGGGCGCCAAAGCCGCCTCCTCGCATACCGGCTCGCTGGCCGGGGTCGATATCGCCACCGAGCTGATTTTCGAGAAGATTGGTATCCTGCCCTTCCGCGACGAGGGGGAGATGGTGCGCGCGGCGATGGCCTTCTCCAGCCAGCCGATTCCGAAGGGCAACCGCATCGGCATCATCACCAACACCGGCGGCCCGGCGGTGATCGCCACCGACGTGCTGGTCGACTTCGACCTCGAAGTTCCCAAGCTCTGTGAAGCTTCCATCGCCCGGTTGCGGGAGACCCAGTTCCCCGAAGCGGCGCTGGAGAACCCGATCGATGTCGTCGCCACCGCCGGCGGACCGCAGTTCCGGGCCGCTCTCGACGTGCTGATGGACGATGACCAGATCGACTGCGTGTTCATGAATTTCGTCACCGCGCCCTTCACCGACACCGACGAGGTGGCGCGGCAGATCGTCGAGGTCAGCCGCCAGGGGCGCAAGCCGCTGGTCTGCAACTTCATGACCAACCTCAAGCTGGAGCGCTACCGGAAGACTGAGGCGATTCTCCGCGAGGGCGGGGTGCCCTTCTATGCCAACCCGGGGGATGCCGCCCGCGCGCTGGGGGCGCTGGTGCGCTACGGGCGGATCAGGCAGCGCGATATCGGTCAGCCGGAGGTTTTCTCCGGTACCGACGCTTCCCGCGCCCGGGCGGTCATCGACCAGGCCCGCGAGGACGGTCGCGCGGTGCTCTCGGCCGAGGAGGTCTATTCCATTTTCGAGGCCTACGGCATCCCGGTCGCTCCCTGGGCGGTGACGGATGACGCCGCACAGGCGGTCGCCGCCGCCGATCGCATCGGCTACCCGGTGGTGGTCAAGGTCGACTGTGCCGCCATTGATCACAAGAGCGACATGGGCGGCGTCGCCGTCAACCTGGCGGACGGGGCCGCGGTGCGCGCCGCCGTGGAGGAGATGCAGGCCCGTCTCGGCGGGCACGGCGAACTGAGGTTCCTGGTGCAGAAATTCCTGCCCGGCGGCCGCGAGTTGATCATCGGCGCCAGTGCCGAGCGGGAACTGGGGCACCTGGTGATGTTCGGCCTCGGCGGCATCTATGTCGAGGTCCTCAAGGACGTGGTGTTCAAGATCGCCCCGGTCACCCGGGTCGAGGCCGAGGAGATGCTCTCCGGCATCAAGACCGCCGCCCTGCTTGACGGGGTTCGCGGCGAGGCCGGAATCGACAAGCAGGCGGTGATCGAACTGATTCAGCGGGTGTCACAGCTGCTGACCGACCTGCCGATGATTCAGGAGATGGATCTCAACCCGATCATGGCGTTTGCCGATCGGGCCTTCGCGGTCGACGGCCGCATCCGCATTTGA